One window from the genome of Haloprofundus halobius encodes:
- the ppsA gene encoding phosphoenolpyruvate synthase: MAVLWLDDVRAADIDTVGGKGASLGELTAAGLPVPPGFVVTADTYRTFIEEAGIDEELFEAMDIDPEDSKALAAAHERAHELITETELPAEVREEILEAYRSVGDGEAFVAVRSSATAEDLPDASFAGQQETFLNVREEKLVERVKECWASLFSQRAIYYRTRQGFSHDKVDIAVVVQQMVDAEKSGVMFTSHPSTGEPRIIIEAAWGLGEAVVSGSVSPDNYVVDRETASVDEETLADKKLMMVKDTETGETSTVDVPEEKREARVLSDDEIERLVELGCEVEDHYDAPQDVEWAIYDGDVYMLQSRPITTISDDNGVEVAADGDGVDATTLSSNGNSGQKEQSSSNSDTLLSGLGASPGIVSGEARIVTKLDQLDKVSEGDIIVTEMTMPDMVPAMKRASGIVTDEGGMTSHAAIVSRELGVPAVVGTGSATRELSDGQVITIDGDKGTIREGQKAKKGEQHEPVEEMRPKTPVKPMTATEVKVNVSIPEAAERAAATGADGVGLLRIEHMVLSLGKTPQKYIEDNGEKAYVDELVEGIRTVADEFYPRAVRVRTLDAPTDEFRQLEGGDGEPKEHNPMLGYRGIRRSLDTPEAFAHELEAFRRLWEMGYDNVELMLPLVNDAEDVYRATKFMREAGIDPEKRTWGVMIETPASALSIRELAEAGIDFASFGTNDLTQYTLAVDRNNENVADRFDELHPAVLELIGSTIETCRELDVKTSICGQAGSKPQMVQFLVNEGVTSISANIDAVRDVQHEVKRVEQKLMLDSVR, from the coding sequence ATGGCTGTACTTTGGCTGGATGACGTGCGCGCCGCCGACATCGACACGGTCGGCGGTAAAGGTGCCTCGCTCGGCGAACTCACGGCCGCGGGGCTTCCTGTCCCGCCGGGATTCGTCGTGACCGCCGACACCTATCGAACGTTCATCGAGGAGGCAGGCATCGACGAGGAACTCTTCGAGGCGATGGATATCGACCCCGAAGACTCGAAGGCGCTCGCCGCCGCCCACGAGCGCGCACACGAACTCATCACGGAGACGGAACTCCCCGCCGAAGTACGCGAGGAGATTCTGGAGGCGTACCGCTCCGTGGGAGACGGCGAGGCGTTCGTCGCGGTCCGGTCATCGGCCACGGCCGAGGACCTTCCGGACGCCTCCTTCGCCGGTCAGCAGGAGACCTTCCTCAACGTCCGCGAGGAGAAACTCGTCGAGCGCGTCAAGGAGTGTTGGGCGTCGCTGTTCTCCCAGCGCGCCATCTACTACCGGACGCGACAGGGCTTCTCGCACGACAAAGTCGACATCGCCGTCGTCGTCCAGCAGATGGTCGACGCCGAGAAGAGCGGCGTGATGTTCACCTCCCACCCGTCGACGGGCGAGCCACGGATCATCATCGAGGCGGCGTGGGGGCTCGGCGAAGCGGTCGTCTCCGGATCTGTCTCTCCCGACAACTACGTCGTCGACCGCGAGACCGCTAGCGTCGACGAAGAGACCCTCGCGGACAAGAAGCTGATGATGGTCAAAGACACCGAGACGGGCGAGACATCGACGGTCGACGTCCCCGAGGAGAAGCGCGAGGCGCGCGTGCTCTCGGACGACGAGATCGAGCGCCTCGTCGAACTCGGCTGCGAAGTCGAAGACCACTACGACGCCCCGCAGGACGTCGAGTGGGCCATCTACGACGGCGATGTGTACATGTTGCAGTCGCGGCCCATCACGACTATCTCCGACGACAACGGCGTCGAGGTGGCCGCCGACGGCGACGGCGTCGACGCGACGACGCTCTCGTCGAACGGCAACAGCGGGCAGAAAGAACAGTCGTCGTCGAACAGCGACACGCTCCTCAGCGGACTGGGCGCGAGTCCCGGCATCGTCTCGGGCGAGGCGCGCATCGTCACCAAACTCGACCAACTCGACAAAGTGTCGGAGGGCGACATTATCGTCACCGAGATGACGATGCCCGACATGGTCCCGGCGATGAAACGCGCCTCCGGCATCGTCACCGACGAAGGTGGGATGACGAGTCACGCCGCCATCGTCTCCCGGGAACTCGGCGTGCCGGCCGTCGTCGGCACCGGCAGCGCGACCCGAGAGCTATCGGACGGCCAGGTCATCACTATCGACGGCGACAAGGGGACGATTCGAGAAGGTCAGAAGGCGAAGAAGGGAGAGCAACACGAACCCGTCGAGGAGATGCGGCCGAAGACGCCGGTCAAACCGATGACCGCGACGGAGGTGAAAGTCAACGTCTCCATCCCCGAGGCCGCAGAACGCGCCGCGGCGACCGGTGCCGACGGCGTCGGCCTGCTCCGCATCGAACACATGGTGTTGTCGCTCGGCAAAACGCCCCAGAAGTACATCGAGGACAACGGCGAGAAGGCGTACGTCGACGAACTCGTCGAGGGCATCCGGACCGTCGCCGACGAGTTCTACCCGCGTGCGGTCCGCGTCCGCACGCTCGACGCGCCGACTGACGAGTTCCGCCAGCTGGAGGGCGGCGACGGCGAACCGAAGGAGCACAATCCGATGCTCGGCTACCGGGGTATCCGCCGCAGTCTCGACACGCCGGAGGCGTTCGCCCACGAACTGGAGGCGTTCCGTCGCCTCTGGGAGATGGGCTACGACAACGTTGAGCTGATGCTTCCGCTCGTCAACGACGCCGAGGACGTCTACCGCGCGACGAAGTTCATGCGCGAGGCGGGCATCGACCCCGAGAAGCGAACGTGGGGCGTGATGATAGAGACGCCTGCGAGCGCGCTCTCCATCCGCGAACTCGCGGAAGCGGGTATCGACTTCGCCTCCTTCGGGACGAACGACCTCACCCAGTACACCCTCGCGGTCGACCGCAACAACGAGAACGTCGCCGACCGGTTCGACGAACTCCACCCCGCCGTGTTGGAGCTCATCGGGTCGACTATCGAGACGTGCCGCGAACTCGACGTGAAGACGAGCATCTGCGGGCAGGCCGGGTCGAAACCGCAGATGGTCCAGTTCCTCGTCAACGAGGGAGTTACGTCCATCAGCGCGAACATCGACGCGGTGCGCGACGTCCAACACGAGGTCAAGCGCGTCGAGCAGAAACTGATGCTCGACTCGGTTCGCTGA
- the trpB gene encoding tryptophan synthase subunit beta has protein sequence MSTSDGKFGRYGGQYVPEALMPAIEELEDAYERYVLHNEDGFMDEFRQRLRDFGGRPTPTQYAERLSERYDRDVYLKREDLVHGGAHKLNNALGQVLLAKYMGKDRIIAETGAGQHGTATAMACAHLDFDCEVYMGERDINRQRPNVFRMKINGAEVTPVTVGRGTLKEAISETMRDWATNVEDTHYVIGSVVGPHPFPAMVRDFQAVISEEAREQIQERAGTLPDSVLACAGGGSNTMGAFAEFVDDEGVDLYAVEAGGSSLSVDEEEGVAPNSASLSTGGEGVLHGARTKLLQDRDGQIMESHSVSSGLDYAGVGPELAYLVDENRVTPVNVDDDAALEAFHRLSRLEGVIPALETAHAFAYVEKNHEDLGDTVLVNVSGRGDKDLESVIEETEKRGIENAPDMSMFSGGLR, from the coding sequence ATGAGCACGAGCGACGGGAAGTTCGGCCGCTACGGCGGACAGTACGTCCCCGAGGCGCTGATGCCCGCTATCGAGGAACTGGAGGACGCCTACGAGCGCTACGTTCTGCACAACGAAGACGGCTTTATGGACGAGTTCCGGCAGCGACTCCGCGACTTCGGCGGGCGGCCGACGCCGACGCAGTACGCCGAGCGCCTCTCGGAGCGTTACGACCGCGACGTGTACCTGAAACGCGAGGACCTCGTCCACGGCGGCGCGCACAAGCTGAACAACGCGCTCGGCCAGGTCCTCCTGGCGAAGTATATGGGTAAAGACCGCATCATCGCCGAGACCGGGGCGGGTCAGCACGGGACCGCGACGGCGATGGCGTGCGCGCACCTCGACTTCGACTGCGAGGTGTACATGGGCGAGCGCGACATCAACCGCCAGCGCCCGAACGTCTTCCGGATGAAGATAAACGGCGCGGAGGTCACTCCCGTCACCGTGGGTCGCGGAACCCTCAAAGAGGCGATTTCGGAGACGATGCGCGACTGGGCGACGAACGTCGAGGACACCCACTACGTCATCGGCTCTGTCGTCGGCCCGCACCCGTTCCCGGCGATGGTCCGCGACTTCCAGGCAGTCATCTCCGAGGAAGCCCGCGAGCAGATCCAGGAGCGAGCGGGGACGCTTCCCGATTCGGTGCTCGCGTGCGCGGGCGGCGGGTCGAACACGATGGGCGCGTTCGCCGAGTTCGTCGACGACGAGGGAGTCGACCTCTACGCCGTCGAGGCGGGCGGGTCGTCGCTCTCGGTCGACGAGGAGGAAGGCGTCGCGCCCAACTCCGCCTCCTTGTCGACAGGCGGCGAGGGGGTGCTCCACGGCGCGCGCACCAAACTCCTGCAGGACCGCGACGGACAGATCATGGAGTCGCACAGCGTCTCCTCCGGTCTGGACTACGCGGGCGTCGGTCCCGAACTCGCCTATCTGGTCGACGAAAACCGGGTGACGCCGGTGAACGTGGACGACGACGCGGCACTGGAGGCGTTCCACCGCCTCTCGCGGCTGGAGGGAGTCATCCCAGCGCTGGAGACGGCGCACGCGTTCGCCTACGTGGAGAAGAACCACGAGGACCTCGGCGACACCGTCCTCGTGAACGTCTCCGGTCGCGGTGACAAGGATTTGGAATCCGTTATCGAGGAGACCGAGAAGCGCGGCATCGAGAACGCGCCGGACATGTCGATGTTCTCGGGAGGGCTTCGATGA
- a CDS encoding 2-amino-3,7-dideoxy-D-threo-hept-6-ulosonate synthase has product MNTGIHARLDRISTEGRFLVVPMDHGITLGAVKGLKNIESTIAAVTRGGADAVLTQKGIAPRVHPHKNGRGYIVHLNASTVIGPDSNDKRMTSTVEEAVRAGADAVSFHINVGSNYEPGQLESLARVTDDAERLGIPVLAMAYARGPDVDGTDPQALGHAVRLAEEAGAHVVKTGYSGNAETFEHVVESTRLPVVIAGGSRGTDRETVDMVRGAMDAGAAGVSMGRSIFQHDDPEAITRAVSAVLHDDQSAEEAIERAGLGIEA; this is encoded by the coding sequence ATGAACACAGGAATCCACGCACGACTCGACCGCATCTCCACGGAGGGGCGATTTCTCGTCGTTCCGATGGATCACGGTATCACACTCGGGGCGGTAAAAGGCCTCAAAAACATCGAATCGACCATCGCGGCGGTGACACGCGGCGGGGCCGACGCCGTCCTCACGCAGAAGGGGATCGCCCCGCGCGTCCACCCGCACAAAAATGGTCGAGGATACATCGTCCACCTCAACGCGTCCACGGTCATCGGTCCCGACAGCAACGACAAGCGGATGACCAGCACCGTCGAGGAGGCCGTCCGCGCCGGGGCCGACGCCGTCTCGTTCCACATCAACGTCGGGAGCAACTACGAACCCGGCCAACTGGAGAGCCTCGCGCGCGTCACCGACGACGCCGAGCGACTCGGTATCCCCGTTCTTGCGATGGCGTACGCCCGGGGTCCCGACGTCGACGGCACCGACCCGCAGGCGCTCGGTCACGCAGTCCGCCTCGCGGAGGAAGCGGGCGCACACGTCGTGAAGACGGGCTACAGCGGTAACGCCGAGACGTTCGAGCACGTCGTCGAATCGACGCGCCTCCCCGTCGTCATCGCCGGCGGGAGCAGAGGCACCGACCGTGAGACCGTCGATATGGTCCGCGGCGCGATGGACGCTGGCGCGGCGGGCGTCTCGATGGGCCGCTCTATCTTCCAGCACGACGACCCCGAAGCCATCACCCGCGCCGTCTCCGCCGTCCTTCACGACGACCAGTCGGCCGAGGAGGCCATCGAGCGCGCCGGTCTCGGCATCGAAGCCTGA
- the trpA gene encoding tryptophan synthase subunit alpha, with protein MSRIPEAFADVRGGEAAASQPEADASGDGPAFIPYLAVGDPDYESSIEYVEALERGGADIIELGLPFSEPVAEGPTIQNAVVRALEGGMTPTRFFEFVEELDVDVPLVCMTYYNLIYRYGDDDANRPRAFVEKAAEVGLDGFVVPDLPAEEADPLREACDEFDLDLVFIVAPTTEGERLERIMEQVSGYVYVQARLGVTGARSDVSAQTDESLARLDDWDVPKAVGFGIKTGEHAERIVAGGADGVIVGSALVDIVAEGHENGDSAESVAARLETKARELSEGASRGFAQRTPHPERT; from the coding sequence ATGAGCCGAATCCCCGAAGCGTTCGCCGACGTTCGCGGCGGTGAAGCCGCCGCGAGCCAACCAGAAGCAGATGCTTCTGGTGACGGACCCGCGTTCATTCCGTATCTTGCTGTCGGCGACCCCGACTACGAGTCGTCCATCGAGTACGTCGAGGCGCTCGAACGCGGCGGCGCGGACATCATCGAACTCGGCCTGCCGTTCTCGGAACCGGTCGCCGAGGGACCAACGATTCAGAACGCGGTCGTCCGGGCGCTCGAAGGCGGCATGACACCGACGCGTTTCTTCGAGTTCGTCGAGGAACTCGATGTCGATGTTCCGCTCGTCTGCATGACGTACTACAACCTCATCTACCGATACGGCGACGACGACGCGAATCGGCCGCGCGCGTTCGTCGAGAAGGCCGCGGAAGTCGGACTCGACGGCTTCGTCGTCCCCGACCTCCCCGCCGAGGAGGCCGACCCCCTTCGGGAAGCCTGCGACGAGTTCGACCTCGACCTCGTGTTCATCGTCGCGCCGACGACGGAGGGCGAGCGCCTCGAACGCATCATGGAACAGGTGTCGGGATACGTCTACGTCCAGGCGCGCCTCGGCGTCACCGGGGCGCGCAGCGACGTGTCGGCGCAGACCGACGAGAGCCTCGCGCGACTCGACGACTGGGACGTACCGAAGGCCGTCGGCTTCGGCATCAAGACCGGCGAGCACGCCGAGCGCATCGTCGCCGGCGGTGCCGACGGCGTCATCGTCGGCAGCGCGCTCGTCGATATTGTGGCTGAAGGCCACGAGAACGGCGACTCGGCCGAATCGGTCGCCGCCCGTCTCGAAACGAAGGCTCGCGAACTGAGCGAGGGTGCTTCTCGCGGGTTCGCGCAACGCACACCGCATCCGGAACGCACATAA
- a CDS encoding arsinothricin resistance N-acetyltransferase ArsN1 family B — MLRLATPDDADDVLRIYEPFVRDTAVSFETTPPTEVESKERIETTLESYPWLVDERDGRVVGYAYAGPHRKRDAYRWSVDSSVYVADGARRRGVARGLYTALFGILEAQGYVNVYAGTTLPNPASVGFHRAMGFEPVGVYENVGYKQGEWHDVQWLCRALCSPPESPDPPVSLSDVRATPPFERALDAGEAKIDD; from the coding sequence ATGTTACGACTCGCCACGCCCGACGACGCCGACGACGTTCTGAGGATATACGAACCGTTCGTTCGCGACACCGCCGTCTCCTTCGAGACGACGCCGCCGACGGAAGTTGAGAGTAAAGAGCGAATCGAGACGACGCTCGAATCGTACCCCTGGCTGGTGGACGAACGCGACGGACGCGTCGTCGGCTACGCCTACGCCGGACCGCACCGCAAACGCGACGCCTACCGGTGGTCGGTCGATTCCTCGGTGTACGTCGCCGACGGCGCGCGGCGACGTGGCGTCGCCCGCGGCCTCTACACGGCGCTGTTCGGAATACTCGAAGCGCAGGGGTACGTGAACGTCTACGCGGGGACGACGCTCCCGAACCCGGCGAGCGTCGGCTTCCACCGCGCGATGGGCTTCGAACCGGTGGGCGTCTACGAGAACGTCGGCTACAAGCAGGGTGAGTGGCACGACGTGCAGTGGTTGTGTCGAGCGCTGTGCTCCCCTCCCGAGAGTCCCGACCCGCCCGTGTCGCTCTCCGACGTGCGGGCGACCCCGCCGTTCGAGCGTGCACTCGACGCTGGGGAAGCGAAAATCGACGACTGA
- a CDS encoding CPBP family intramembrane glutamic endopeptidase, which translates to MPSTPSPTPDAAASDGPGGPSIVHRLVAFLVAVGLLLAAFVVGTITSLAVIFPLFFLGFGVTSTAVLVFGSIPQQLMFAGIGGLYARLRLDSLPIRRPDSEELRFVVGATLVAVVLASVLSYALTLTSLEPVESVIGEVAQNDPTVLLALAVLSIVLVAPAEELLFRGAIQGRLRTAYGPVAAIVLASLIFASPHVFNYIGTPVAVVATTGVIFVTGSILGIAYERTDNLAVPILIHAAYNTTLFGIAYVQLTAF; encoded by the coding sequence ATGCCCTCCACACCCTCACCGACCCCGGACGCCGCCGCCTCGGACGGACCTGGCGGCCCGTCGATCGTCCACCGCCTCGTCGCGTTTCTCGTCGCCGTCGGCCTCCTCCTCGCCGCGTTCGTCGTCGGAACCATCACCAGCCTCGCCGTCATCTTCCCGCTGTTCTTCCTCGGATTCGGCGTCACCTCGACGGCCGTACTCGTCTTCGGCTCGATTCCACAGCAACTGATGTTCGCCGGAATCGGCGGGCTCTACGCCCGACTACGGCTCGACTCGCTGCCGATTCGACGCCCCGACAGCGAGGAACTCCGGTTCGTCGTCGGGGCGACGCTCGTCGCCGTCGTCCTCGCGTCGGTACTCTCGTACGCGCTGACGCTCACAAGTCTCGAACCCGTCGAGAGCGTCATCGGCGAAGTCGCACAGAACGACCCGACGGTGCTTCTCGCTCTCGCCGTGCTCTCTATCGTCCTCGTCGCCCCCGCAGAGGAACTGCTGTTCCGCGGCGCGATTCAGGGCCGCCTCCGGACCGCCTACGGACCGGTCGCAGCTATCGTGCTCGCCAGCCTCATCTTCGCGTCGCCGCACGTCTTCAACTACATCGGCACCCCCGTCGCCGTCGTCGCGACGACGGGCGTCATCTTCGTCACCGGGTCGATACTCGGTATCGCGTACGAACGCACGGATAACCTCGCAGTCCCGATTCTGATTCACGCCGCGTACAACACGACGCTGTTCGGCATCGCGTACGTCCAACTCACGGCGTTCTGA
- a CDS encoding SDR family NAD(P)-dependent oxidoreductase, whose protein sequence is MATTEFDFDGETVIVTGGSSGIGRAMATRFGESGATVIVADVREEPKDVDEETPTHELVRELGSDAEYVETDVTDRDEVESVVEAAREYGGVDVMVNNAGLFVEGDMLDLSPEEFRRVHRVNVDGVFFGVQAAASDMLDRGESGCIVNTASISSNLAQHGQVQYDSTKGAVRMITRGAALELAEHGIRVNAVAPGQIATEFTEGLTEEMYEDAESGGFLKPIPLGRPGEPEDIADAAAFLATEGASYITGELLHVDGGWQIC, encoded by the coding sequence ATGGCAACGACGGAGTTCGATTTCGACGGCGAGACGGTCATCGTGACGGGCGGGTCCTCGGGTATCGGCCGGGCGATGGCGACGCGCTTCGGCGAGTCCGGCGCGACGGTCATCGTCGCCGACGTTCGTGAAGAGCCGAAAGACGTCGACGAGGAGACGCCGACGCACGAACTCGTGCGCGAGCTGGGCAGCGACGCCGAGTACGTCGAGACGGACGTCACCGACCGCGACGAGGTCGAATCAGTCGTCGAGGCGGCCCGCGAGTACGGCGGCGTCGACGTGATGGTGAACAACGCCGGTCTCTTCGTCGAGGGCGACATGCTCGACCTCTCGCCGGAGGAGTTCCGCCGAGTCCACCGCGTCAACGTCGACGGCGTGTTCTTCGGCGTGCAGGCCGCGGCCAGCGACATGCTCGACAGAGGTGAATCGGGATGCATCGTCAACACCGCCTCCATCTCCTCGAACCTCGCCCAGCACGGGCAGGTGCAGTACGACTCGACCAAGGGCGCGGTGCGGATGATCACCCGCGGCGCGGCGCTCGAACTCGCCGAGCACGGAATACGCGTCAACGCCGTCGCACCCGGACAGATAGCAACGGAGTTCACCGAGGGACTCACCGAGGAGATGTACGAGGACGCAGAGAGCGGCGGCTTCCTGAAGCCGATTCCGCTGGGTCGGCCGGGCGAACCCGAGGATATCGCCGACGCGGCGGCGTTCTTGGCGACCGAGGGGGCGAGCTACATCACCGGCGAACTGCTGCACGTCGACGGCGGCTGGCAGATCTGTTGA
- the mfnA gene encoding tyrosine decarboxylase MfnA, which translates to MQRAVPQDFSRVLSSMCTEPHPAAREAAVRFLATNPGDPATYQSVAELEQEVVAALGELAGLPDAQGYVASGGTEANVQAVRAARNRARDEWSNVPGTPNVVAPESVHFSFRKAADVLGVELRTVPVDADYRADLDAVRASVDSETILVVGVAGSTEYGRVDPIPELAAAAHDADGDRPFLHVDAAWGGFALPFTDHAWNFAHADVDTMTVDPHKMGRAVVPAGGFLARDRATLDSLAVDTPYLESTSQTTLTGTRSGAGVAGAAAALDALWPDGYREQFEESMADAEWLADALAAHGFGVVAPELPLVACEMPDSTFDALRDAGWRISRTAAGELRIVCMPHVTREMLRRFVADVDSLSEK; encoded by the coding sequence ATGCAGCGCGCCGTCCCGCAGGACTTCTCTCGCGTGCTCTCCTCGATGTGTACGGAACCGCATCCCGCCGCGCGGGAGGCAGCGGTACGGTTTCTCGCGACGAACCCGGGTGACCCCGCCACCTACCAGTCGGTCGCCGAGTTAGAGCAAGAGGTCGTCGCTGCGCTCGGCGAGTTGGCCGGCCTTCCCGACGCGCAGGGCTACGTCGCAAGCGGCGGCACCGAAGCCAACGTTCAGGCGGTCCGGGCGGCGCGAAACCGCGCCCGCGACGAGTGGTCGAACGTTCCGGGGACGCCGAACGTCGTCGCCCCCGAGAGCGTCCACTTCAGTTTCCGGAAAGCCGCCGACGTGCTCGGCGTCGAACTCCGGACCGTTCCCGTCGACGCCGACTACCGCGCGGACCTCGACGCCGTCCGCGCAAGCGTCGATTCGGAGACGATTCTGGTCGTCGGCGTCGCCGGGTCGACGGAGTACGGCCGCGTCGACCCGATTCCCGAACTCGCCGCGGCCGCCCACGACGCCGACGGCGACCGGCCGTTCCTCCACGTCGACGCCGCGTGGGGCGGGTTCGCGCTCCCCTTCACCGACCACGCGTGGAACTTCGCGCACGCCGACGTCGACACGATGACCGTCGACCCGCACAAAATGGGCCGAGCCGTCGTCCCGGCGGGCGGGTTTCTGGCCAGAGACCGCGCGACGCTCGACTCGCTCGCCGTCGACACGCCCTATCTGGAATCGACGTCGCAGACGACGCTCACCGGGACGCGGAGCGGTGCGGGTGTCGCGGGTGCCGCCGCGGCGCTCGATGCTCTCTGGCCCGACGGCTACCGAGAGCAGTTCGAGGAGTCGATGGCCGACGCTGAGTGGTTGGCCGACGCGCTCGCCGCTCACGGCTTCGGCGTCGTCGCCCCCGAACTGCCGCTCGTCGCGTGTGAGATGCCGGACTCGACGTTCGACGCGCTTCGCGATGCGGGCTGGCGAATCTCGCGGACGGCCGCGGGCGAACTCCGCATCGTCTGCATGCCGCACGTGACCCGTGAGATGCTCCGTCGGTTCGTCGCCGACGTCGATTCGCTCTCGGAGAAGTGA
- a CDS encoding DUF4013 domain-containing protein: protein MLEDALSYPTKGDSGIVRLLIGGVLVFFSWLLVPVFLVSGYLVRAAAAVSRGDEDPPALDDWGGLLVDGVKATVIAVAYSLVPAVIFGGMLVVVVGGGSAGGNAGGLLAGVGLLGMLLALPAVLVVTYLLPAALINFAREESLGAAFAVSTLKPVLLSRQYIVATVIVFGVSVVGGAVLSFLSAFLVGIVIAPFYYFWLGLASQFMFGRAFAEVANTRESATPAAAPVADD, encoded by the coding sequence ATGCTCGAAGACGCGCTCTCGTACCCGACGAAAGGCGATAGTGGAATCGTACGACTGCTCATCGGCGGCGTGCTGGTGTTTTTCAGTTGGCTTCTCGTGCCGGTGTTTCTGGTCTCCGGCTACCTCGTTCGCGCCGCCGCGGCGGTGTCGCGCGGCGACGAGGACCCCCCGGCGCTCGACGACTGGGGTGGCCTCCTCGTCGACGGGGTGAAGGCGACGGTCATCGCCGTCGCGTACAGTCTCGTCCCCGCCGTCATCTTCGGCGGGATGCTCGTCGTCGTCGTCGGCGGCGGGTCCGCCGGCGGCAACGCGGGCGGTCTCCTCGCTGGCGTCGGACTGCTGGGGATGCTCCTCGCGCTGCCGGCCGTGCTCGTCGTCACCTACCTGCTTCCCGCGGCGCTCATCAACTTTGCCCGCGAGGAGTCGCTTGGCGCCGCGTTCGCCGTCTCGACGCTGAAACCGGTGCTTCTGAGCCGACAGTACATCGTCGCGACGGTGATCGTGTTCGGCGTCTCGGTCGTCGGCGGCGCGGTGCTGAGTTTCCTCAGCGCCTTCCTCGTCGGCATCGTCATCGCACCGTTCTACTACTTCTGGCTCGGCCTCGCCAGCCAGTTCATGTTCGGTCGGGCCTTCGCCGAGGTCGCCAACACCCGCGAAAGCGCGACGCCGGCGGCCGCACCGGTCGCTGACGACTGA
- a CDS encoding 3-dehydroquinate synthase II — MTRSVWLKADDTVGDWEVRKQRITTGLEAGVNWVLVDESDVARVRELGDVKIAAFRTDADVHVMDAEDEETPTAVADVYVVGKDGEGDGTVDLPSDFSGSADLTTLRHSDERAQGAYVRIRGKEYETFAEAAARDADHTLVVGEDWQIIPLENLIARIGDQTELVAGVTSAEEARAAFETLEHGADGVLLDSDNPDEIRETVEVRDATEREQLDLRWAEVQSVERVGMADRVCVDTGSLLEHDEGMLVGSMSRGLFFVHAETAESPYVASRPFRVNAGAVHAYVRTPDGGTKYLSELKSGDEVQVVDTEGRTREVIVGRVKIEKRPMFRVEVDVEGDHVETLLQNAETIKVPTSAGRKAVTDLEAGDELLLYYEQVARHFGEAVEESIIEK; from the coding sequence ATGACACGAAGCGTCTGGTTGAAGGCCGACGACACGGTCGGCGACTGGGAGGTTCGAAAGCAACGCATCACGACGGGACTCGAAGCGGGCGTCAACTGGGTCCTCGTCGACGAGTCCGACGTCGCTCGCGTCCGCGAGCTCGGCGACGTGAAGATCGCCGCGTTCCGTACCGACGCGGACGTCCACGTGATGGACGCCGAAGACGAGGAGACGCCGACGGCGGTGGCGGACGTCTACGTCGTCGGCAAAGACGGCGAGGGCGACGGCACCGTCGACCTCCCGTCGGACTTCTCGGGGTCGGCGGACCTGACGACGCTCCGACACAGCGACGAGCGGGCGCAGGGCGCCTACGTCCGCATCCGCGGCAAGGAGTACGAGACGTTCGCCGAGGCGGCCGCCCGCGACGCTGACCACACGCTCGTCGTCGGCGAGGACTGGCAGATAATCCCCCTGGAGAACCTCATCGCGCGCATCGGCGACCAGACGGAGTTGGTCGCGGGCGTCACCTCCGCCGAGGAGGCCCGCGCCGCGTTCGAGACGCTCGAACACGGTGCCGACGGCGTCCTCCTCGACTCGGACAACCCCGACGAGATTCGCGAAACGGTCGAAGTGCGCGACGCCACCGAGCGCGAGCAGCTCGACCTCCGGTGGGCCGAGGTGCAGTCGGTCGAACGCGTCGGGATGGCCGACCGCGTCTGCGTCGACACCGGGAGTCTCCTCGAACACGACGAGGGGATGCTCGTCGGATCGATGTCCCGGGGGCTGTTCTTCGTCCACGCGGAGACGGCCGAGTCGCCGTACGTCGCCTCTCGCCCGTTCCGCGTCAACGCCGGGGCGGTCCACGCGTACGTCCGCACGCCCGACGGCGGGACGAAGTACCTCTCGGAGCTCAAAAGCGGCGACGAAGTGCAGGTCGTCGACACCGAAGGTCGAACGCGCGAAGTCATCGTCGGACGCGTGAAGATAGAGAAGCGACCGATGTTCCGCGTCGAGGTGGACGTCGAGGGCGACCACGTGGAGACGCTGCTGCAGAACGCCGAAACCATCAAAGTCCCGACGAGCGCGGGTCGCAAAGCCGTCACCGACCTCGAAGCGGGCGACGAGCTGTTGCTGTACTACGAGCAGGTGGCGCGGCACTTCGGCGAGGCCGTCGAAGAGAGCATCATCGAGAAGTAA